A single region of the Procambarus clarkii isolate CNS0578487 chromosome 94, FALCON_Pclarkii_2.0, whole genome shotgun sequence genome encodes:
- the LOC123747399 gene encoding DNA-binding protein P3A2 isoform X4, with protein sequence MSGSDSGSSYLVMNSVDASALRGWRVALAGGQQLVMNSVGASGLAGITGSGGSGDPLSEDGGGGGGPGDNVTTHITGTSDDDDDDVPSSPGSFDDDEGSLPGEDDVTAQLAAAGGWSGPVGVAAAAAIASAKKRKRHHSFELNPSIRKRQQTRLLRKLKATIDEYSTRVGQQAVVVVATPSKSGNNFKCFGAKPLEDVMKTLRQMLMTELESALAQQAPPPPQDDPSLHELPPLVIDGIPTPVEKMTQAQLRAFIPLMLKYSTGRGKPGWGKESTRPPWWPKDVPWANVRMDARSDDQKQKVKVSWTTALRQIVVNCYKYHGRDDLLPAFNEEDEKNQVGGQTSSVYSGPVVQTISNPDGTVSIVQVDPSNPVIQLPDGTTAHVQGIAHVSWQYSSNGESLDGESGGSGGSVAIDLNQVSEGTLAHEGTILLTGEDGSQIPVNVSGSYPVSGMITVPLPVYQTVVANIQGSDGQPLQVMTPIVQVPKLEPGLENTVEVSAGLNASLDASTIISSGQGHVQDDDDDDDDDGSVDMVDKE encoded by the exons ATGTCAGGCTCTGACTCAGGTTCCTCGTAT cTGGTGATGAACAGTGTTGATGCATCAGCCTTACGAGGATGGCGCGTGGCATTGGCAGGGGGACAGCAG CTGGTGATGAACAGTGTTGGGGCCTCTGGACTGGCTGGCATTACTGGCAGTGGGGGGTCAGGTGACCCATTAAGTGaagatggagggggagggggaggaccgGGGGATAATGTTACAACACATATTACGGGAACCAGTGATGACGATGACGACGACGTTCCGTCTTCCCCTGGAAGTTTTGATGATGATGAAGGTTCATTACCAGGAGAAGACGACGTGACCGCCCAGTTAGCGGCGGCAGGTGGGTGGTCAG GACCTGTTGGAGTGGCTGCGGCTGCTGCCATCGCCTCGGCTAAGAAACGTAAACGACACCATAGTTTTGAGCTCAACCCGTCTATACGTAAAAGACAACAGACTCGACTTTTAAGAAAGTTAAAG gcAACAATTGACGAATACTCGACAAGAGTTGGGCAGCAGGCGGTAGTGGTTGTTGCAACGCCTAGCAAATCGGGAAATAATTTcaaatgttttggagccaaacctCTAGAGGATGTG ATGAAAACGTTACGGCAAATGTTAATGACGGAACTGGAAAGTGCATTAGCGCAACaagcccctccccctcctcaaGACGATCCATCCCTTCATGAACTACCGCCACTTGTTATTGACGGAATCCCAACTCCTGTTGAAAAAATGACTCAAGCACAATTAAGAGCGTTTATTCCACTAATGTTGAAGTATtccacag GGAGAGGCAAACCTGGTTGGGGAAAAGAATCGACGAGACCGCCTTGGTGGCCGAAAGATGTTCCGTGGGCAAATGTGAGGATGGATGCTAGATCAGATGACCAAAAACAGAAGGTAAAG GTTTCTTGGACAACTGCACTTCGTCAAATTGTTGTCAACTGTTACAAATATCACGGGCGGGATGACCTTTTACCGGCTTTTAATGAAGAGGATGAGAAAAATCAG GTTGGAGGCCAAACCAGCTCAGTGTACTCTGGCCCAGTAGTGCAGACCATCAGTAACCCAGATGGCACTGTGTCTATTGTCCAAGTGGATCCTAGTAACCCTGTAATTCAGTTACCTGATGGAACTACTGCGCATGTTCAAGGAATTGCCCATGTAAGTTGGCAATATTCGTCT AATGGGGAGTCGCTGGATGGGGAGAGTGGAGGATCTGGTGGCTCGGTAGCCATTGACCTTAACCAGGTGTCTGAAGGGACTCTTGCCCATGAAGGGACCATATTACTAACAGGAGAAGATGGATCACAAA TTCCAGTTAATGTGTCGGGCTCGTATCCAGTATCAGGGATGATAACAGTGCCATTACCAGTGTATCAAACTGTGGTGGCCAACATCCAAGGATCTGATGGCCAACCTCTACAAGTGATGACACCAATTGTGCAAGTCCCCAAACTAGAACCTGGTCTAGAAAACACCGTTGAAGTTTCTGCAGGTCTTAATGCCTCGCTGGATGCATCAACAATAATTTCTTCTGGACAAGGGCATGTACAG gatgatgatgatgatgatgatgatgatgggagtgttgaCATGGTGGACAAGGAATGA
- the LOC123747399 gene encoding DNA-binding protein P3A2 isoform X6: MSGSDSGSSYLVMNSVDASALRGWRVALAGGQQLVMNSVGASGLAGITGSGGSGDPLSEDGGGGGGPGDNVTTHITGTSDDDDDDVPSSPGSFDDDEGSLPGEDDVTAQLAAAGPVGVAAAAAIASAKKRKRHHSFELNPSIRKRQQTRLLRKLKATIDEYSTRVGQQAVVVVATPSKSGNNFKCFGAKPLEDVMKTLRQMLMTELESALAQQAPPPPQDDPSLHELPPLVIDGIPTPVEKMTQAQLRAFIPLMLKYSTGRGKPGWGKESTRPPWWPKDVPWANVRMDARSDDQKQKVSWTTALRQIVVNCYKYHGRDDLLPAFNEEDEKNQVGGQTSSVYSGPVVQTISNPDGTVSIVQVDPSNPVIQLPDGTTAHVQGIAHVSWQYSSITTQNGESLDGESGGSGGSVAIDLNQVSEGTLAHEGTILLTGEDGSQIPVNVSGSYPVSGMITVPLPVYQTVVANIQGSDGQPLQVMTPIVQVPKLEPGLENTVEVSAGLNASLDASTIISSGQGHVQDDDDDDDDDGSVDMVDKE, from the exons ATGTCAGGCTCTGACTCAGGTTCCTCGTAT cTGGTGATGAACAGTGTTGATGCATCAGCCTTACGAGGATGGCGCGTGGCATTGGCAGGGGGACAGCAG CTGGTGATGAACAGTGTTGGGGCCTCTGGACTGGCTGGCATTACTGGCAGTGGGGGGTCAGGTGACCCATTAAGTGaagatggagggggagggggaggaccgGGGGATAATGTTACAACACATATTACGGGAACCAGTGATGACGATGACGACGACGTTCCGTCTTCCCCTGGAAGTTTTGATGATGATGAAGGTTCATTACCAGGAGAAGACGACGTGACCGCCCAGTTAGCGGCGGCAG GACCTGTTGGAGTGGCTGCGGCTGCTGCCATCGCCTCGGCTAAGAAACGTAAACGACACCATAGTTTTGAGCTCAACCCGTCTATACGTAAAAGACAACAGACTCGACTTTTAAGAAAGTTAAAG gcAACAATTGACGAATACTCGACAAGAGTTGGGCAGCAGGCGGTAGTGGTTGTTGCAACGCCTAGCAAATCGGGAAATAATTTcaaatgttttggagccaaacctCTAGAGGATGTG ATGAAAACGTTACGGCAAATGTTAATGACGGAACTGGAAAGTGCATTAGCGCAACaagcccctccccctcctcaaGACGATCCATCCCTTCATGAACTACCGCCACTTGTTATTGACGGAATCCCAACTCCTGTTGAAAAAATGACTCAAGCACAATTAAGAGCGTTTATTCCACTAATGTTGAAGTATtccacag GGAGAGGCAAACCTGGTTGGGGAAAAGAATCGACGAGACCGCCTTGGTGGCCGAAAGATGTTCCGTGGGCAAATGTGAGGATGGATGCTAGATCAGATGACCAAAAACAGAAG GTTTCTTGGACAACTGCACTTCGTCAAATTGTTGTCAACTGTTACAAATATCACGGGCGGGATGACCTTTTACCGGCTTTTAATGAAGAGGATGAGAAAAATCAG GTTGGAGGCCAAACCAGCTCAGTGTACTCTGGCCCAGTAGTGCAGACCATCAGTAACCCAGATGGCACTGTGTCTATTGTCCAAGTGGATCCTAGTAACCCTGTAATTCAGTTACCTGATGGAACTACTGCGCATGTTCAAGGAATTGCCCATGTAAGTTGGCAATATTCGTCT ATCACAACACAGAATGGGGAGTCGCTGGATGGGGAGAGTGGAGGATCTGGTGGCTCGGTAGCCATTGACCTTAACCAGGTGTCTGAAGGGACTCTTGCCCATGAAGGGACCATATTACTAACAGGAGAAGATGGATCACAAA TTCCAGTTAATGTGTCGGGCTCGTATCCAGTATCAGGGATGATAACAGTGCCATTACCAGTGTATCAAACTGTGGTGGCCAACATCCAAGGATCTGATGGCCAACCTCTACAAGTGATGACACCAATTGTGCAAGTCCCCAAACTAGAACCTGGTCTAGAAAACACCGTTGAAGTTTCTGCAGGTCTTAATGCCTCGCTGGATGCATCAACAATAATTTCTTCTGGACAAGGGCATGTACAG gatgatgatgatgatgatgatgatgatgggagtgttgaCATGGTGGACAAGGAATGA
- the LOC123747399 gene encoding DNA-binding protein P3A2 isoform X2, with translation MSGSDSGSSYLVMNSVDASALRGWRVALAGGQQLVMNSVGASGLAGITGSGGSGDPLSEDGGGGGGPGDNVTTHITGTSDDDDDDVPSSPGSFDDDEGSLPGEDDVTAQLAAAGGWSGPVGVAAAAAIASAKKRKRHHSFELNPSIRKRQQTRLLRKLKATIDEYSTRVGQQAVVVVATPSKSGNNFKCFGAKPLEDVMKTLRQMLMTELESALAQQAPPPPQDDPSLHELPPLVIDGIPTPVEKMTQAQLRAFIPLMLKYSTGRGKPGWGKESTRPPWWPKDVPWANVRMDARSDDQKQKVKVSWTTALRQIVVNCYKYHGRDDLLPAFNEEDEKNQVGGQTSSVYSGPVVQTISNPDGTVSIVQVDPSNPVIQLPDGTTAHVQGIAHVSWQYSSITTQNGESLDGESGGSGGSVAIDLNQVSEGTLAHEGTILLTGEDGSQIPVNVSGSYPVSGMITVPLPVYQTVVANIQGSDGQPLQVMTPIVQVPKLEPGLENTVEVSAGLNASLDASTIISSGQGHVQDDDDDDDDGSVDMVDKE, from the exons ATGTCAGGCTCTGACTCAGGTTCCTCGTAT cTGGTGATGAACAGTGTTGATGCATCAGCCTTACGAGGATGGCGCGTGGCATTGGCAGGGGGACAGCAG CTGGTGATGAACAGTGTTGGGGCCTCTGGACTGGCTGGCATTACTGGCAGTGGGGGGTCAGGTGACCCATTAAGTGaagatggagggggagggggaggaccgGGGGATAATGTTACAACACATATTACGGGAACCAGTGATGACGATGACGACGACGTTCCGTCTTCCCCTGGAAGTTTTGATGATGATGAAGGTTCATTACCAGGAGAAGACGACGTGACCGCCCAGTTAGCGGCGGCAGGTGGGTGGTCAG GACCTGTTGGAGTGGCTGCGGCTGCTGCCATCGCCTCGGCTAAGAAACGTAAACGACACCATAGTTTTGAGCTCAACCCGTCTATACGTAAAAGACAACAGACTCGACTTTTAAGAAAGTTAAAG gcAACAATTGACGAATACTCGACAAGAGTTGGGCAGCAGGCGGTAGTGGTTGTTGCAACGCCTAGCAAATCGGGAAATAATTTcaaatgttttggagccaaacctCTAGAGGATGTG ATGAAAACGTTACGGCAAATGTTAATGACGGAACTGGAAAGTGCATTAGCGCAACaagcccctccccctcctcaaGACGATCCATCCCTTCATGAACTACCGCCACTTGTTATTGACGGAATCCCAACTCCTGTTGAAAAAATGACTCAAGCACAATTAAGAGCGTTTATTCCACTAATGTTGAAGTATtccacag GGAGAGGCAAACCTGGTTGGGGAAAAGAATCGACGAGACCGCCTTGGTGGCCGAAAGATGTTCCGTGGGCAAATGTGAGGATGGATGCTAGATCAGATGACCAAAAACAGAAGGTAAAG GTTTCTTGGACAACTGCACTTCGTCAAATTGTTGTCAACTGTTACAAATATCACGGGCGGGATGACCTTTTACCGGCTTTTAATGAAGAGGATGAGAAAAATCAG GTTGGAGGCCAAACCAGCTCAGTGTACTCTGGCCCAGTAGTGCAGACCATCAGTAACCCAGATGGCACTGTGTCTATTGTCCAAGTGGATCCTAGTAACCCTGTAATTCAGTTACCTGATGGAACTACTGCGCATGTTCAAGGAATTGCCCATGTAAGTTGGCAATATTCGTCT ATCACAACACAGAATGGGGAGTCGCTGGATGGGGAGAGTGGAGGATCTGGTGGCTCGGTAGCCATTGACCTTAACCAGGTGTCTGAAGGGACTCTTGCCCATGAAGGGACCATATTACTAACAGGAGAAGATGGATCACAAA TTCCAGTTAATGTGTCGGGCTCGTATCCAGTATCAGGGATGATAACAGTGCCATTACCAGTGTATCAAACTGTGGTGGCCAACATCCAAGGATCTGATGGCCAACCTCTACAAGTGATGACACCAATTGTGCAAGTCCCCAAACTAGAACCTGGTCTAGAAAACACCGTTGAAGTTTCTGCAGGTCTTAATGCCTCGCTGGATGCATCAACAATAATTTCTTCTGGACAAGGGCATGTACAG gatgatgatgatgatgatgatgatgggagtgttgaCATGGTGGACAAGGAATGA
- the LOC123747399 gene encoding DNA-binding protein P3A2 isoform X8, producing MSGSDSGSSYLVMNSVDASALRGWRVALAGGQQLVMNSVGASGLAGITGSGGSGDPLSEDGGGGGGPGDNVTTHITGTSDDDDDDVPSSPGSFDDDEGSLPGEDDVTAQLAAAGGWSGPVGVAAAAAIASAKKRKRHHSFELNPSIRKRQQTRLLRKLKATIDEYSTRVGQQAVVVVATPSKSGNNFKCFGAKPLEDVMKTLRQMLMTELESALAQQAPPPPQDDPSLHELPPLVIDGIPTPVEKMTQAQLRAFIPLMLKYSTGRGKPGWGKESTRPPWWPKDVPWANVRMDARSDDQKQKVSWTTALRQIVVNCYKYHGRDDLLPAFNEEDEKNQVGGQTSSVYSGPVVQTISNPDGTVSIVQVDPSNPVIQLPDGTTAHVQGIAHITTQNGESLDGESGGSGGSVAIDLNQVSEGTLAHEGTILLTGEDGSQIPVNVSGSYPVSGMITVPLPVYQTVVANIQGSDGQPLQVMTPIVQVPKLEPGLENTVEVSAGLNASLDASTIISSGQGHVQDDDDDDDDDGSVDMVDKE from the exons ATGTCAGGCTCTGACTCAGGTTCCTCGTAT cTGGTGATGAACAGTGTTGATGCATCAGCCTTACGAGGATGGCGCGTGGCATTGGCAGGGGGACAGCAG CTGGTGATGAACAGTGTTGGGGCCTCTGGACTGGCTGGCATTACTGGCAGTGGGGGGTCAGGTGACCCATTAAGTGaagatggagggggagggggaggaccgGGGGATAATGTTACAACACATATTACGGGAACCAGTGATGACGATGACGACGACGTTCCGTCTTCCCCTGGAAGTTTTGATGATGATGAAGGTTCATTACCAGGAGAAGACGACGTGACCGCCCAGTTAGCGGCGGCAGGTGGGTGGTCAG GACCTGTTGGAGTGGCTGCGGCTGCTGCCATCGCCTCGGCTAAGAAACGTAAACGACACCATAGTTTTGAGCTCAACCCGTCTATACGTAAAAGACAACAGACTCGACTTTTAAGAAAGTTAAAG gcAACAATTGACGAATACTCGACAAGAGTTGGGCAGCAGGCGGTAGTGGTTGTTGCAACGCCTAGCAAATCGGGAAATAATTTcaaatgttttggagccaaacctCTAGAGGATGTG ATGAAAACGTTACGGCAAATGTTAATGACGGAACTGGAAAGTGCATTAGCGCAACaagcccctccccctcctcaaGACGATCCATCCCTTCATGAACTACCGCCACTTGTTATTGACGGAATCCCAACTCCTGTTGAAAAAATGACTCAAGCACAATTAAGAGCGTTTATTCCACTAATGTTGAAGTATtccacag GGAGAGGCAAACCTGGTTGGGGAAAAGAATCGACGAGACCGCCTTGGTGGCCGAAAGATGTTCCGTGGGCAAATGTGAGGATGGATGCTAGATCAGATGACCAAAAACAGAAG GTTTCTTGGACAACTGCACTTCGTCAAATTGTTGTCAACTGTTACAAATATCACGGGCGGGATGACCTTTTACCGGCTTTTAATGAAGAGGATGAGAAAAATCAG GTTGGAGGCCAAACCAGCTCAGTGTACTCTGGCCCAGTAGTGCAGACCATCAGTAACCCAGATGGCACTGTGTCTATTGTCCAAGTGGATCCTAGTAACCCTGTAATTCAGTTACCTGATGGAACTACTGCGCATGTTCAAGGAATTGCCCAT ATCACAACACAGAATGGGGAGTCGCTGGATGGGGAGAGTGGAGGATCTGGTGGCTCGGTAGCCATTGACCTTAACCAGGTGTCTGAAGGGACTCTTGCCCATGAAGGGACCATATTACTAACAGGAGAAGATGGATCACAAA TTCCAGTTAATGTGTCGGGCTCGTATCCAGTATCAGGGATGATAACAGTGCCATTACCAGTGTATCAAACTGTGGTGGCCAACATCCAAGGATCTGATGGCCAACCTCTACAAGTGATGACACCAATTGTGCAAGTCCCCAAACTAGAACCTGGTCTAGAAAACACCGTTGAAGTTTCTGCAGGTCTTAATGCCTCGCTGGATGCATCAACAATAATTTCTTCTGGACAAGGGCATGTACAG gatgatgatgatgatgatgatgatgatgggagtgttgaCATGGTGGACAAGGAATGA
- the LOC123747399 gene encoding DNA-binding protein P3A2 isoform X5, translated as MSGSDSGSSYLVMNSVDASALRGWRVALAGGQQLVMNSVGASGLAGITGSGGSGDPLSEDGGGGGGPGDNVTTHITGTSDDDDDDVPSSPGSFDDDEGSLPGEDDVTAQLAAAGPVGVAAAAAIASAKKRKRHHSFELNPSIRKRQQTRLLRKLKATIDEYSTRVGQQAVVVVATPSKSGNNFKCFGAKPLEDVMKTLRQMLMTELESALAQQAPPPPQDDPSLHELPPLVIDGIPTPVEKMTQAQLRAFIPLMLKYSTGRGKPGWGKESTRPPWWPKDVPWANVRMDARSDDQKQKVKVSWTTALRQIVVNCYKYHGRDDLLPAFNEEDEKNQVGGQTSSVYSGPVVQTISNPDGTVSIVQVDPSNPVIQLPDGTTAHVQGIAHVSWQYSSITTQNGESLDGESGGSGGSVAIDLNQVSEGTLAHEGTILLTGEDGSQIPVNVSGSYPVSGMITVPLPVYQTVVANIQGSDGQPLQVMTPIVQVPKLEPGLENTVEVSAGLNASLDASTIISSGQGHVQDDDDDDDDDGSVDMVDKE; from the exons ATGTCAGGCTCTGACTCAGGTTCCTCGTAT cTGGTGATGAACAGTGTTGATGCATCAGCCTTACGAGGATGGCGCGTGGCATTGGCAGGGGGACAGCAG CTGGTGATGAACAGTGTTGGGGCCTCTGGACTGGCTGGCATTACTGGCAGTGGGGGGTCAGGTGACCCATTAAGTGaagatggagggggagggggaggaccgGGGGATAATGTTACAACACATATTACGGGAACCAGTGATGACGATGACGACGACGTTCCGTCTTCCCCTGGAAGTTTTGATGATGATGAAGGTTCATTACCAGGAGAAGACGACGTGACCGCCCAGTTAGCGGCGGCAG GACCTGTTGGAGTGGCTGCGGCTGCTGCCATCGCCTCGGCTAAGAAACGTAAACGACACCATAGTTTTGAGCTCAACCCGTCTATACGTAAAAGACAACAGACTCGACTTTTAAGAAAGTTAAAG gcAACAATTGACGAATACTCGACAAGAGTTGGGCAGCAGGCGGTAGTGGTTGTTGCAACGCCTAGCAAATCGGGAAATAATTTcaaatgttttggagccaaacctCTAGAGGATGTG ATGAAAACGTTACGGCAAATGTTAATGACGGAACTGGAAAGTGCATTAGCGCAACaagcccctccccctcctcaaGACGATCCATCCCTTCATGAACTACCGCCACTTGTTATTGACGGAATCCCAACTCCTGTTGAAAAAATGACTCAAGCACAATTAAGAGCGTTTATTCCACTAATGTTGAAGTATtccacag GGAGAGGCAAACCTGGTTGGGGAAAAGAATCGACGAGACCGCCTTGGTGGCCGAAAGATGTTCCGTGGGCAAATGTGAGGATGGATGCTAGATCAGATGACCAAAAACAGAAGGTAAAG GTTTCTTGGACAACTGCACTTCGTCAAATTGTTGTCAACTGTTACAAATATCACGGGCGGGATGACCTTTTACCGGCTTTTAATGAAGAGGATGAGAAAAATCAG GTTGGAGGCCAAACCAGCTCAGTGTACTCTGGCCCAGTAGTGCAGACCATCAGTAACCCAGATGGCACTGTGTCTATTGTCCAAGTGGATCCTAGTAACCCTGTAATTCAGTTACCTGATGGAACTACTGCGCATGTTCAAGGAATTGCCCATGTAAGTTGGCAATATTCGTCT ATCACAACACAGAATGGGGAGTCGCTGGATGGGGAGAGTGGAGGATCTGGTGGCTCGGTAGCCATTGACCTTAACCAGGTGTCTGAAGGGACTCTTGCCCATGAAGGGACCATATTACTAACAGGAGAAGATGGATCACAAA TTCCAGTTAATGTGTCGGGCTCGTATCCAGTATCAGGGATGATAACAGTGCCATTACCAGTGTATCAAACTGTGGTGGCCAACATCCAAGGATCTGATGGCCAACCTCTACAAGTGATGACACCAATTGTGCAAGTCCCCAAACTAGAACCTGGTCTAGAAAACACCGTTGAAGTTTCTGCAGGTCTTAATGCCTCGCTGGATGCATCAACAATAATTTCTTCTGGACAAGGGCATGTACAG gatgatgatgatgatgatgatgatgatgggagtgttgaCATGGTGGACAAGGAATGA
- the LOC123747399 gene encoding DNA-binding protein P3A2 isoform X1: protein MSGSDSGSSYLVMNSVDASALRGWRVALAGGQQLVMNSVGASGLAGITGSGGSGDPLSEDGGGGGGPGDNVTTHITGTSDDDDDDVPSSPGSFDDDEGSLPGEDDVTAQLAAAGGWSGPVGVAAAAAIASAKKRKRHHSFELNPSIRKRQQTRLLRKLKATIDEYSTRVGQQAVVVVATPSKSGNNFKCFGAKPLEDVMKTLRQMLMTELESALAQQAPPPPQDDPSLHELPPLVIDGIPTPVEKMTQAQLRAFIPLMLKYSTGRGKPGWGKESTRPPWWPKDVPWANVRMDARSDDQKQKVKVSWTTALRQIVVNCYKYHGRDDLLPAFNEEDEKNQVGGQTSSVYSGPVVQTISNPDGTVSIVQVDPSNPVIQLPDGTTAHVQGIAHVSWQYSSITTQNGESLDGESGGSGGSVAIDLNQVSEGTLAHEGTILLTGEDGSQIPVNVSGSYPVSGMITVPLPVYQTVVANIQGSDGQPLQVMTPIVQVPKLEPGLENTVEVSAGLNASLDASTIISSGQGHVQDDDDDDDDDGSVDMVDKE, encoded by the exons ATGTCAGGCTCTGACTCAGGTTCCTCGTAT cTGGTGATGAACAGTGTTGATGCATCAGCCTTACGAGGATGGCGCGTGGCATTGGCAGGGGGACAGCAG CTGGTGATGAACAGTGTTGGGGCCTCTGGACTGGCTGGCATTACTGGCAGTGGGGGGTCAGGTGACCCATTAAGTGaagatggagggggagggggaggaccgGGGGATAATGTTACAACACATATTACGGGAACCAGTGATGACGATGACGACGACGTTCCGTCTTCCCCTGGAAGTTTTGATGATGATGAAGGTTCATTACCAGGAGAAGACGACGTGACCGCCCAGTTAGCGGCGGCAGGTGGGTGGTCAG GACCTGTTGGAGTGGCTGCGGCTGCTGCCATCGCCTCGGCTAAGAAACGTAAACGACACCATAGTTTTGAGCTCAACCCGTCTATACGTAAAAGACAACAGACTCGACTTTTAAGAAAGTTAAAG gcAACAATTGACGAATACTCGACAAGAGTTGGGCAGCAGGCGGTAGTGGTTGTTGCAACGCCTAGCAAATCGGGAAATAATTTcaaatgttttggagccaaacctCTAGAGGATGTG ATGAAAACGTTACGGCAAATGTTAATGACGGAACTGGAAAGTGCATTAGCGCAACaagcccctccccctcctcaaGACGATCCATCCCTTCATGAACTACCGCCACTTGTTATTGACGGAATCCCAACTCCTGTTGAAAAAATGACTCAAGCACAATTAAGAGCGTTTATTCCACTAATGTTGAAGTATtccacag GGAGAGGCAAACCTGGTTGGGGAAAAGAATCGACGAGACCGCCTTGGTGGCCGAAAGATGTTCCGTGGGCAAATGTGAGGATGGATGCTAGATCAGATGACCAAAAACAGAAGGTAAAG GTTTCTTGGACAACTGCACTTCGTCAAATTGTTGTCAACTGTTACAAATATCACGGGCGGGATGACCTTTTACCGGCTTTTAATGAAGAGGATGAGAAAAATCAG GTTGGAGGCCAAACCAGCTCAGTGTACTCTGGCCCAGTAGTGCAGACCATCAGTAACCCAGATGGCACTGTGTCTATTGTCCAAGTGGATCCTAGTAACCCTGTAATTCAGTTACCTGATGGAACTACTGCGCATGTTCAAGGAATTGCCCATGTAAGTTGGCAATATTCGTCT ATCACAACACAGAATGGGGAGTCGCTGGATGGGGAGAGTGGAGGATCTGGTGGCTCGGTAGCCATTGACCTTAACCAGGTGTCTGAAGGGACTCTTGCCCATGAAGGGACCATATTACTAACAGGAGAAGATGGATCACAAA TTCCAGTTAATGTGTCGGGCTCGTATCCAGTATCAGGGATGATAACAGTGCCATTACCAGTGTATCAAACTGTGGTGGCCAACATCCAAGGATCTGATGGCCAACCTCTACAAGTGATGACACCAATTGTGCAAGTCCCCAAACTAGAACCTGGTCTAGAAAACACCGTTGAAGTTTCTGCAGGTCTTAATGCCTCGCTGGATGCATCAACAATAATTTCTTCTGGACAAGGGCATGTACAG gatgatgatgatgatgatgatgatgatgggagtgttgaCATGGTGGACAAGGAATGA